DNA sequence from the Vicia villosa cultivar HV-30 ecotype Madison, WI linkage group LG3, Vvil1.0, whole genome shotgun sequence genome:
gtcttaattttatttaatgaataaattttatatttaattttatatatttcaaaatttacttgtgaaattaagatgtttttgatttatataagttagtaaaataatttttaactttaaaattgtttaggaaattttgattcaccttgattttattgattcatcttcattttattgattcactttcattttatacctattaattgtattgattcaccttgattttaattttttaataattattgaattgtttcggaagtgtatatccgaaacattccaagaccaatttggtcttggaatatttcggatatgcatctccgaaaacaccccctctcccaaaaagggtttttcaaaaatgcatctccgaaaactcaaaaaggggtgttttcggaaatgtatctccgaaaacacatttttttcgtgttttcggaagtgtatttccgaaaacacattttttttcaataaaaatacgttttcgaaaatgtattttcgaaacaaggggtattttgaGAATTTCGCCAAGagtgaccaagaaggttaggaggtctgTTAAGAAATTTCCTAAATTTATGGGCGCAGAATTAGTATCttactagttttttttaaattaaaaaaaaactaaaaatgaaaAAGGCTGAGGTTTATTAGAATCCGATTGTCCAATTTGTCCTTTATCTCTCTTCCCCCTCTCTCTCTATCCTATCCAGTTACTGAGTCAGTTATCATCGCAAAAACTGATTCTGAGAAAGAGAAAATCCAAATTCCAAACGCATGGAACTAGGAATGTCTCTCAACGCTTTACTCCATCCTCCTCTATCAAGTTCCTCTTCAACCTTCAACAAATCCTCCTCCTCCTTCAACCAGTCTCTCTTCTCCATTCCAAAACAAATCCCAACCAGAACTCAACAACACCGCCATGTCTTGGTGGTTGAAGCAAAAGGTAAAAAAGGAATGGCCTCTCGCCAATTCCAGcgccctcctcctcctcctttaCCCAAAGTCGAAGACGACGGTAACCCCAAGTTCGTCGTCTTCATCCGCATGGCTAATGTAAACCTCTGGTATCCTCTCAGTATTGTTTCCGGCGGCACAACCGCCAAAATCATGATTGCTGCTAAAGATAACTTTCTCGGCAAATATATCTACAAGGATACTCTTGATCGAAATCTTGCTGCCGTTATATACCGAGTATGTTTTCTcccaatttttgtttttatttctatgTTTGTTGTTACTAACTGCATGCTTTGATTTAAATAGGATGAGAAGGAGATACAGACAACTGCATTCAAACAACATCCAGTGCTGAAGTCGGCCTCTGAATTCAGATATGGCTATAAGCTTATTGTAATGTTTCTGTATTTTTATACATATATTTTGAAACCAATCAAagataattttattttgtttattaactTTTTCAGATAATGAATTGTAGGTGAATGGCAATGTAAAAGCCGCACTTTCTTCAAGTAATGTTATTCAGGTAATATTCTTCCCTTATTCGTAATCTCCATAGTAGCTTAGCAATAATATTTCATAAGAGAAAGTTTGTTAAGTTTTTAACTGATTCTCAAACCTTATGCAACTTTTTTGGAGGCCCGGTGTAGATTAGTTGTAGTTTAATAATGGAAAAACAAATAGAGACCCTATCTTACAATAGTTTAACCAATATAAACATTTTAGAGGCTCTATTTAGCTACATGTTAAGCGTGAAAAattttgaggccctgtgcggtagtcTGCCTTGCATGCCCTCAAAGACGGTCCTGTGATATACTTCATATATGCTCTACAAATACAGTAAAGAAGAATCCTCGTTGTCAAGTaacttttcatttttaataaGTTTGCATAAAAAATAGAAACTATCGGTATCATTAGCTTGTAGATTGATCATTGTCTGTATTTTAAAACTTATGCTTTCTACTTCATGGtaagtttttgttttttcatgtACTGAGGAAGAAGATTTTTAGATGCATTTCCACTGCTTTATTGTTGTGTTTGCATATCCAATTTGCAGCTTCCTACACCAGATAAACTAAAAACCGTAGTTGATCAAGTGAAAGACTTTTTTGAAGATGTAAAGGATACCTTTCGGCAGATAACATCGTTAGACGCTACTGACGATACTGAGGAGTCTAAGAAAGAAACGAAACAAAAATCTAAGTGAGTTTTATGTCTTGTTGCATGAATTACATCTTTAAATGTGATTATCAAAGGGAATTTTCATCTATTATTTCCCTTCAAATCTCTACTTTCTTCAATTTCGTGATGCGACGATGGAGATATCTCTAATTCTAAAACACttcaatgaacatcattcaattacatgCTATGCTAAGTAATTTTTAAATTTCTAATGGTTTGGATTGTTGTTGCGCTAATGTCAGGGTTAAAGGATGATGAAACTATAGCAGGAAACAATTTGCTTGAATTGTTATGTGCTGCTTGGGGCAGCATGAGTTTAGAAAGCAAGCTTCATGCTGTTTGTAGATTGGTTAATGGCTGCTTTCTTTGCACAACAAATGCTACTTGTGTTTTGTTCTTATACTTGCACTACACCCAACTAAATTATGTTCTAATGAGTGAGCATCGCTTTTATGGTGGTGTTCACTCATATATGTTTTGATTCATAATGCATTGGGATAGATAGTTTGTTGAATGACTATAATGGCTTCAGTTTTACTTCAGCAAATTCTGTACAAATTATCAGTTGTACTATTCATGCATTTCATTTCACAGGAATTTATTTTGTTGATCAAGAATGTTATGTATCAGTATTGCGGTACTTTTTGCAATATATGTATGTATCAAACAAGAAAAACAACCTAAAACGACTTGCCACATAAGATATTGTTGTTAGCGAATGTATTTCTACccatataaaaaatcaaaaacaaagaATGAAAGCGGAAGCGTACTTGAGTTTGTGGTTGGAATTGTTGAAGGTTTTCGGGTatgtgatatatattttttttttgataaaatggaGGGTCTAAGCCCAAGATACAGAAACTACAAAGAAATAACGTGCGGAGTAGGAACCTCCGCCAAGTCGCTAATAAGCAAAGAAACTAAATCTTTCGGACATTCTTCGAAAACTTGAGGACCAGGATCATgttgaaagctttgtttggccAAAGCGTCAGCGCATCGGTTGGCTTCTCTAAAGACGTGAACAAGTTTGACCAAAGTGTCACCTGTTGTTAGCTGTCGAATTTGATTTATCAGCCCTGTTGTTGCACCAATAAAGACCTTGCCATTAATTTTGTCAATCACCATCTTGTTGTCCGATTCTATTCTATTGAGCCCTTTGTTTATAGCTAACTTAATACTTTTCAAGATCCCCCAAGCTTCAGCTACTTCGGGTATGTGGTATTCTGATTTGTAGAATTCTTTAGGGTTCTCTGAAGCTCTTCTAATCGGGATGAAGATAGAATTTTGATAAACCGTGTGTTTCGATCACTCTACAAATGGGGACCATAACCCATAAAAATAACCATAACTTTTAGTTTTCAAAATTCTAATTTGACCCCTCATCAAATTAGAATATTGACGTCTGATATCTACACGATAACTTTTCATTATATTTATGCCTTTAGCCATAAACTTAATATTAATTAGACCATTCTaattttgactaattaaataatggCCCTAACACCCTAAATGTTACATTTGTGACCCAAAATTCTAACAATATCCCACTGGTCACATACGTAACTTTACACACGTGTTAAACTTTATGAGCTTAAAATTTGTCATTATATACCCCAAGTATATCCCAGAAATCTCGTCCATTAGTTATGTTAGTATATATAACTAGAGTGATTTTCATTATAACACTCATAATTAAACCAATCAATGATCACTAATAGTGACATTAACTAAATGACATAGATTCATCATGAAATGTGTAGCATGAAAATCACATGAAGTTGATCTATACATGTCGATTTTTAACTAGTCATACTTTACTTTAATGAGATTATTCAATAACCTTATTGTACAAAGTGTAAATAACTGAATATCAAAATTTATTAATTGGAAAATTTCCAAAACCATAGTAGGCATACATAATACCAAACATATAACACAAAATTCATAAAAGACTAACTCCCACTAAACTAAAGATTCCTCAAACCGTAAAACACCCATGTGAACAGTGTGCTCATGAAAGACCTTGGATGAAAGACCTTTTAGAAGAGAATCTGCTATCATGGAGTCTATTCGTAAGTGTTATATGAAAATCTATCCACTTTGTACTATTTTCTTAGCAACTAGGAACTTGATGTCAATTTTTTTCTTGGTCAAGCTTCTAGTATTGTTGGAATATAAGACGACTAATTTATTGTCACAGTATAATTTAAATGGTCTTTCAACTCCATTCACAATTCAATGTCTAGTGACAAAGGTTCCTCAACCAAATCCCATGGTTGGATGCCTTAAAACATGCTATAAATTTCGCTGCCGTGTCGGATGGTGGTGCAGTTTCTTGGAATAGTGTCAAGCAAATTCTCATTGCTTCATCCACCATGGAAGTGAAATTTATATCATGTTTTAAGGCATCCAACCATAGAATTTGGTTGAGGAACCTTGTCACTAGGCTGTGAattgtgaatgaaattgaaagACCACTTAAATTATATTGTGACAATAAATTAGTTGTCCAATATTTCAACTACGAACATAATATTCGGACATGTACAAACTTAGGCATACATTAGACTTCTTCATACAGTTGACGCATAAGGAATCTTttgcatttcttgaatttctaaGTTTTCTTTTGGCAATAATTGAGACTAAATTTGTCTCCCTGAGAAACTGAAGTATACTCCAGTTTGCATTTGTGCATGTCAAACCTTTCAAGTACATTTTTAATATAGTTTCTTCGTGACAATCCTAGAATACCTCGACATGGGTCTTGATGTATTTGaattcctaatacaaaggaggcatcacttagaTCTTTCATTTCGAATTTTCTTGAGAGAATTTTCTTGGTTTTGTGCATCATGCATATATCATTAGTGGCAAGCAGTATGTCGTTAATATACAAGACCAGAAAAATGTACTTGCTCCCACTGAATTCTTGATACACACAATCCTCAATAACATTCACCTCAAAACTAAATGAGAGAATTACTTCATGAAACTTGTGGTACCATTGACGAGACGCCTGCTTTAGTCCATAAATGGATTTTGTCAATTTAAAAATCATATTCTTTGAGTTTCCTGACACAATTTTTTCTAATTGAACCATATAGATTAATTCTTCAATGTTGCCATTGAGAAATATCATCTTGACATTCATTTGATAGAGTTCCAAATCATAATGTGTATTAAGAGTCATGATTTTCCTAAAAGAGTCTTTCAATGAAATTTGAGAGAAAATATCTTTAAAGTTAATCCCTTCCTTTTAGGTATAACCCTCAGCGACAAGACGAGTCTTATATGTCTCCATATTACCATTAGAATCCCGCCTAGTCTTAAAAATTCATTTGCAACTAATGAGTTTCACACCTTCCGGCAATGGAATAAGTTCCCACACTTTATTGTTTTGCATGGACTTATATTTCTCCTTAATTGCTTCAATCCACTTTTCGGAGTTGGAATCCTGCATGATTTGACGGAAGTTGGTTTGGTCAGCTTCCATCATATCATACCATTATTTTCCTCATGTTCTTGGAGAAAGACTGTGTAATCATCTAGAAtagcatttcttttttctttggtgGATCTTCACAAATTATTGGTTCTTGAAGATCTTGAGTTAATTCTTCACGATTTACCAAATCATCTTGAGTAAGAGAGAATTCAACAATGTCTTGCAGAGGTTTCATACTTGCTTCATTAAAAGTAACCGCATGAATCGGTTTTGGAATTGTTACTGACTCTTCCTATAATACAAAGTCTCTAACCTTATTCTTCCCCCAAACTCCATATCCTTAAAGAATGTGTCTATTCTCGTCTcaaaaattaagtttaatttgggATCATTAAGTTTGTAGCCCCTAGAGCTTTTAGAATAATCAATAAGATATATGCTCACTATTCGGGAGTCCAATTTCTTTTCATTAGACCTACAATACTTTGCCTCACTTGGACATCCCAATACGTGAAAATATTTTGAACTAGGCTTTCGCCTAGTCCAAAGCTCATAAGATGTTGTGGCGGTAGCCTTGGTTGACACTCTATTTAGAATGTAAGTTACGGTCTTTAGTGTCTCTCCCAAGAGTGACTATGGCAAGGTAGAATGAAAAAACACACTCCTTCTCAAAAGTAATCTCCATAAAAGAGATCACTATggagaattttatttaaaataaatcatttaaaatGTTAAACTATTGTGTAAAAATGCAAACCGTAGCCAAAATTGAACAAAAATGTACCAAAATTAATGGATAAAACAACTAAGGAACATGGCCACACCTCTGGTTTGGGGCGCACCCCCTAAAAGTCCACtttctttctttatttatttttactgtttgctttattctttttattcttactagtcagagacccgtgcttccgcacgggtgattttttttctggtgtagaatttttgtaatgatatgaataatataaataaaaggaattataagcaatatgcataattaaaaggaattgttttacttgaatagagttagagttttattgattgctctgttatactcccaattctttgaaaaccgaatatccataggaatcgttttgaaatttgaaaataaatactttagtttttaaataaaagtcattattgtttaaaataaaataggcattgtattgaaagtggcccttaagattaaacattattatcgtattcatgtgctaattttgtgtgtaataaagaaccatataaaaaaggacatgtgcgttggagaaaaaaataaaattttaacaaatgcaaatgtaaaattttaaatataaatgaaaaatatgaaataatttacttaattgtaaatttaacaataattatatagaaaacaatgatccacaaaaaaatgtttaagataggttaagaacacaatagcaaaattgggtcaggtaatttaataattgacggtccaacaacaattaaaagaaaatgatatagatcactatggtttaattataaatgaaaaatgatcatataaattcaattatattaaataatcatataaaaatacaataagatggagataataaaatgaaatattaacatttaaaaataaaaattatctctcaattaatagtaattgttgattaaaataaaatagctactatgttgataatgacccgtgaaataaagaaataatttgatgcgatataaaatatatttaaaaacaaatgtaaaataaacaataatcatggaaatttaattgtattaaataatgataaaaaaattgcgagatggagaaaaaaataaaaataaagatattatctctcaaataaagacaatgattgattaaaataaaatagacattatgttgatagtgacccgtgagataataaataaataaataaataattagagaaaaaaattaaaatgaaagtaagaaagtgtgaaaaaatgtgagagaaatttgaaattttaattaagatagagaaaatgtgtaatgatcgattaaaaaaaattaaatattgagttgatagtggcccgtgaaataattaaatatttttgggaataataattaaatgatcgattattaatattttttgcgataatagataaatgttgaaaaattaaaatgaaagtatgaaaaaatgaaatgcgaaagaaatttgaaatttttagtaagattaaaatttaaaaattgattattaatattttttgtgataataaataaattaagaaaaattaaaatgaaagtaagaaagtgtgagaaaatgaaatgtaaaagaaatttaaatatgacttccatcatccatggcttacatcatcattcatgcaataaagttgtagggaaaatgttatttcattcggaccaatgaaaagctaacacttggtgcatccattcaataaagttgaaagagtgaatacttaatttgttagttacaaaaatgaccttttattagtgcaaataaattttgatgaaagagtaatttaggcaatttggttaatctattattaatgaatagatagtagattagtaaaaaaattattttctttccaTAAAATAAGAGGGAATTAGAATTTTCATACAAAaggaacaaaaaaaatatttaaatgagtttttttttttaatttcacttGATCTTTTAGATAATTAAAGAAGACTAAAAATACTCATTTTAGATGTATTTTTAGGTTTCTTCttattaaaaacatttttaaaaaatcgaAAGATTTCTCTTTAGTTTGATTTATCTTCTTAGAAATAACTTTGCTTGTGTTATTTGATTAAAGTGCTTGATGCTCTTTGTGTATGAATGCTTGTGTTGATTTATATGTTTGATCTTTATGCTTCATATTTATCTTCCTCTAGCCTTTCACTTAGACCATATTGATTTCTAGTCAAGATAAAAGTGAGCACGCCATAAAGTCAATCTTTTCAAGATAAGTTTAAAACGCTTGATCAACACCAAATTGCTTTTCCAAATCTCTTCGCACTCGAGCCAATTCTCATATTAATTCAATAAACCTTGGTCAACACGAAGTtgcttttcaaaactttttcataataaaaaatgttcaaaacacattaaataatcGAATCTAGTTCGGTGTATAATGGAGGAATCAAGAATGGTTTGGACGTACTTGTCCCTATTGTTCTAAAGCATCTGGATGTTGGCCGTTCTTAGCCTTAAAATCTTGGATTTCATTAAAGACCCTTAAAACTTGATTCGTCTCACCATTTTCACAAAAAGATTTGGTGAAGAAGGAATGATTCACCACACTAAAAACAAATTCAACCCATCAAATCATCTTTTTCCGCCTTTGTGCAACGTCAAACCATTTTCATCAAATGAGAGACGCTTCGTGTATTTCAAGATGATGCAAAGCTTTGTTCTAAAAACATGGTGATATTGAGTATTTTCCGCTCGAATGTGAGAAGGACATATATCTGTGAGAATCCATATTATGTTACCCATTCTAGACGCGACGCAAATgatcatttctccatgttttagGGTAGGAAGAAATGTTTTCCTTTTGAAAACGATTGAGTATTTcttgctaaaatcaaccaactaaCAAGCATTTGCTACCACGAACTATGAAGCTCTGTTTTCTCCATTTCACTTTGAGGATATGTAGGCACGGGATTTTGAAATCTCGACgaacacaataataaaaaaaatcaaaaaatcctTTCTCCCTTTCTCCTCACATAATAAGTAGAAGATAGCAAGTAAACTTCATGCTAACATTCCTTCACAAGACTAACTTAATGGTTCTCATTGAGTACAATGGATGTGAGGGGTTCTAATACCTCCCCCTTTCATAGCCGACTCCCGAAACTTAATTTGGTTGTGATGACCATTTATCGTTATTTTTGGGTTTTATTAATATATTCCTTTTcctattggaataaataaagtttgtTCGAGACTCTGTTATATTTTAAGCGTGCGATATGCTTGGGTATTTTTTGCGCCATGAcaataagagtttgaagtatttgtttgattagaaagagttgaatatgagaaaagaAGGTGGcttaaatttttgaagaactaCAATTTTGAGTTGAGTTACCATCCTAGTAAAGCTAATGTGGTGGCAGATGCGTTGAGTATGAAAGCCTTGCATATGTCGACAATAATGGCTCAAGGATTTTTTTTGATCGAGCACTTTTGAGATCTTAACTTGGTGTGCGAAGTAACTCTTAATAATGTGAAGTCGAGTATGCTGAAGTTGACAAGTAGTTTTCTTGAGGAAATCAGAGAAAGTCAAAAATTGNNNNNNNNNNNNNNNNNNNNNNNNNNNNNNNNNNNNNNNNNNNNNNNNNNNNNNNNNNNNNNNNNNNNNNNNNNNNNNNNNNNNNNNNNNNNNNNNNNNNTCTTCGTCTGTAGGTCATTATCTTCGAGGTAGGTGGTTATCCTCCCTCTATGTGTAGCCATGGTAAACTCGGGAAATCTACCCTTAAATGATGCTCTTGGACTTGATAACAATGTGCTACCATCATCTGTTAGAGTTGAGAACCCAAAACTTGTGGACATTTCCTACGAGGTGAATTTTCCTGCTCTTGCCAAAAATGTGCCTAGCAGTAGCTCTGGGTTAGAATAGTACATCTTCTGGTTATGAGAATGAGgtttccaaatgaaaaatatgttccaaagtgtcttatagaggatatcttgaggtttccaaaaagtcctagaattcttccatatcttaaaaattgagggagatataccttgtcaaagttgggcaattttggaggcaaaatgtgaagtaaaaatagttcaaattggagtttcttgcaaatgggcctaactttttaaggtttaatcttgatccacaagctatCCAAGCTATCAAGTTCATTTTCCacgaattaattgattttatttgattttatatggctttttattcatttaattaatgatttaaagttatataaatcaaagaaaaatcaaatatttgattatggGACTCATAATGATCAATTCCAATCAGAAATTACACTATATTTCAATATAATTTTCGTTCATAAGGAGATTGGAAAGAGAATGAGAAATATTGATCAAATTTGGAAAGATTAAATTcagatttcaatcaaattttcaatttcataAATCATGGATATTTGATTCAATTCTTTAACCTAATATGCTCCACTATAAGTATAGAAGTTAGGGCAATGCATTAGGGGACGAATTTCTTGAAAAGGAGCCATATTCAAGAAGCAAAAACTCATCAAGAACTTGAAATCGGTTTTGAAGAATTAAGGCGTTTCAAAAGGATCTGAAGCTTGCAAAACGTTCCTTGGATCAtcctgaagctatctggattgtTGCACTACACCAACACCCCCAGAATCATCTCCATATAGGCCAAGGTAAGTCTCTTTAAACTTGAACTCGATTACGATAATTCATGCATTTCCATTGAATTTTGTTTGCATATTATAAACCTTCAGCCTAGCCACATTCAACAAAAgcctgtttttttttattattattttgcttacattattaatataattataattaacaatatattttactatattataatttgatttttgaattaaattaataataaaattaatattaagattttatttattattcattttgatcgaattaatcggttgcgatggttaataattaattatttaattaatgaaatatatattaaaataaggtttattttgctaaagggttttaaccgaATAAATcggttacgatgattagtaatTTTCATAAATTcgttatttgttttaatcaaacctattgattacgatAATTAACGATAATTGAAATCCTTCGTTAATTTATTAATCGTTCTAATCAAATCAATTggttgcgatggttaataataaaataattcaattcccagaacaattaaaataattaaaacacatcaatttgctaacagtgataatcgaattaatcgattagaataattagtaattttattaaatctgttaattatggtgattaaatctattgatcatcgcagttaatagaacatattaaaatcagggttgtacgccattcaaAACAAATCTCTTTCATAAAACTATagatttcaaaaactacgataaggtaattcaaaatatcttcaaacaacctcatattaattctaaggcgtacaaccctgccccgaactacgttgactctgattctccctaaggagatacgtaggcacttggcaacaaggcgagtctccttcCCTATAAATCTCATCTTTTTCcctgttcatttccttagctattaaccttaataattttagccataaaacctttaccTTAACTTGTGACctttaccccgatctcttaactgcgtagggtttcctattcgccctggtagaataggtggcgactctagatatttatttttagggcaggttgctacaacataACTCTGAGATTCTTGACCCCAAACCACTTTGATATGAAATTAAATTTTTACTCAGTCGGTCTCTGAGCGGCGAAGTAAGAAAAATAATGATAGGTCAACTGCTTTGGTTGGGACCAAAAGAGGTCCTGGTAAGTAGCTTACTCGTGAAAGCCTCATCAAAAGGATGA
Encoded proteins:
- the LOC131655816 gene encoding protein HHL1, chloroplastic-like, with protein sequence MELGMSLNALLHPPLSSSSSTFNKSSSSFNQSLFSIPKQIPTRTQQHRHVLVVEAKGKKGMASRQFQRPPPPPLPKVEDDGNPKFVVFIRMANVNLWYPLSIVSGGTTAKIMIAAKDNFLGKYIYKDTLDRNLAAVIYRDEKEIQTTAFKQHPVLKSASEFRYGYKLIVNGNVKAALSSSNVIQLPTPDKLKTVVDQVKDFFEDVKDTFRQITSLDATDDTEESKKETKQKSKVKG